The window tatatatatatttatgtatatataagcAAATCCTTATTACTTTGATTGAtttacttactttctttttttctttttcaatctgAGATGGATGACAACAACTATTACCAGAattattcatgttatttatGTTAGTCATTATTCTTTTTCGAATAACTAAAGGAAATTATGCGATTAATTTTTATTGAAAATAACGCTATAAACCTCTAAAATGGTTTGGGTTGCAGTAAATGTTTTGTGTTACAATATAACACAATTCAAATACATCTATCTAATGGGGTGCAAACCATAACAACAGACATCATCTTGCATAATATGCACCTAAACATTTCCACTTGCTTTGCGAtgatacagtggtggtggtggtggtggtggtggtgatggtggcggagaGACGAGTAAGGTAGCCTCTTAACCTTCACAGCTTATATTGGTAGGATAATGGCGAACGTCATAACAACTCTAAGTGCAAGTTAATACAAATCAACACAAGTGATCGTCCTTCTTGGCTATACATCAGAAGCGCTGGCCGAACACTAGATATATAGAGATAGCGATACATATAATAAGGCACAATCAGAATGCCATTAAGGGACCTTTGCTACTGCTCTTTGAGGTGACCGAAGCCCCGCTCCTTGTTGCCGGGATCCATCACAACAGAGACGGTGACGGAGTCTTCCCCGCGTGTGTGCGTGAAGGGCGTGTTTGCGGTAACCAGTAGAGTGTCTTGAGGTTTGAGCACCACTTTTTTCTCCCCCATGTTGACAACGCTCTCGCCTTCCTGCGAGTCGCCAATGCCAAGCCAAGCCGCACACAaccaagaagaatgaatatatatatatatatatatatatatatatatatatatatatatatatatatatatatatatatatatatatatatatatatatatatatatacatatattctaTTTGCTTACGAatacccccccaaaaaaaaaggcacaaggCATGATAAAATATCATTTTAGCTCAGTCATACGAGAAGTGAAGAGTCAATACTAAGGCGATGGAGTGAAGTCCAGAAAGGATCAGCATGACCTTACCTGCTGCCACAACCACGTCTCTGCGCGTGGCAAGCGGTGCTGCGAGGAGCCGCGACCCAACACTAACACGTCACTCTGGTAACTGAGATCAAAGAGCCGCCggcttccttcctgctggatctgaagaaagaaaaagcgacGTAAATCTCTGCATCGTGGAATAGCAAGTCTCATTCCCAGCAACCTGTTTGCTTCCGCCTAGGCCGCGCCAGGCACCACCCGATCACTTCGGTGATTTTTGTAAACAAAGAATAACTACAGTACTTCTTTATCACTATTCATTTCCTATACCTATTTCCGTATCAGTGTCTTGTTAATGTAATGCTTGAAAATCCATCGCATTTAGATTCCTTATACAGTCCGGTGGCTTTCAATCTTTGTGCTGTCTTGAAGGCTGTCCCtaaactctttcagtactggttAAACGCCCATCACCCAAAATGCAGCAGAATGTAGTCAGACCTTAACATATGCGTTCAAGAATTCACCAGCAATTAATAACAAACGTGTCCACCAATTTATAGGTGCGTGATAACAAAACAACCTGTTCATATATTTATCAGTATACAAACTCTTATCATTGAACGTACCCATGAATTGATCTGCACCTTAAACAATGACAGGAGCAATAGTGAACTCATGAGTCTGTCTAGATCTTATAACAGGTCTGTCATGTAGTACCAACAAAATTCATTTCACGTAGTCCTGGGGGTAGACACACTCTGTTAAGGTTGAGAAGCCATGCCCTAACCCGTGACCCACCTCCCCTCTGTGTTTATTGAGCCACTTGGCCAGCGAGAAGGGTTCCTGCAGCACCCTGGCGGCGTCTGGTGCCCACGGTTGTTTTTCCTGAATGGTGCCTGAGGATGGAGGGGAGTAGAGGTTGATATCTTATTTCATGGCATTCCTCTGATGCAGATGTTCATGTCATGgaggagagaacacacacacacacacacacacacacacacacacacacacacacacacacacacacacacacacacacacacacacacacacacaccgcgtagtgtagtgattagcacgctcgactcacaatcgagagggccgggttcgagtcccggtaagcgacgaggcaaatgggcaagcctcttaatgtgtggcccctgttcacctagcagtaaataggtacgggatgtaactcgaggggttctggcctcgctttcccggtgtgtggagtgtgttgtggtctcagtcctatccgaagatcggtctatgagctctgagctcgctccgtaatggggaagactggctggatgaccagtacGCAAccgaggtgacacacacacacacacacacacacacacacacacacacacacacttaccggGAATCGGCTTGCCGGTCTTGTACTGCTCTGAGGCGAAGAACTCTTTGATGACCGGGCCCAGCTGAGTGCCAAGATCCTCACAATAGAACCAGCGCTCGAAAAGGGTCTCCTGAGTGCCCTCCACGAAGTACCTGTGAGTGATTGCCTGAGTgatcaactgagagagagagagagagagagagagagagagagagagagagagagagagagagagagagaacacgtaaAAGATTTGAAAGCATATCTAACTTGAAATATTGGGTACGTACTTCCTCACAAACTGTCTGATTTGATACTATAAGTGGAGAGGTGAACTAAGTAACTGTTCCTTGAAAGAGATAAAGTAGGAAACAAtatcaagaaaaagagaagtcaGAGAGCT of the Portunus trituberculatus isolate SZX2019 chromosome 42, ASM1759143v1, whole genome shotgun sequence genome contains:
- the LOC123517618 gene encoding 3-hydroxyanthranilate 3,4-dioxygenase-like, which gives rise to MPSKDYVHNTIPAWIKKNEQFFRPPVCIKMMHGVGQLKVFFAGGPNQRKDFHLEEGEEFFYMRKGDMNLITLTNGAFRDVIIKEGEVFQLPGKIPHSPQRFPDTVGLVIERDRMKTELDCLRYFVEGTQETLFERWFYCEDLGTQLGPVIKEFFASEQYKTGKPIPGTIQEKQPWAPDAARVLQEPFSLAKWLNKHRGEIQQEGSRRLFDLSYQSDVLVLGRGSSQHRLPRAETWLWQQEGESVVNMGEKKVVLKPQDTLLVTANTPFTHTRGEDSVTVSVVMDPGNKERGFGHLKEQ